The following coding sequences lie in one Candidatus Eremiobacterota bacterium genomic window:
- a CDS encoding urate hydroxylase PuuD: MAYTDWIFRWFHIMAGIMWIGLLYYFNFVNVQAVKEATAAGEAAPISKYVVPRALLFFRWGAVVTWIFGAALLGNFRGPDGSNGLLAAMTLRGAMAPIGIGAWLGTIMLLNVWGLIWPNQKKILGFVAATDAEKAKARRIAFLASRTNTMLSIPMLFFMATGPTSMSQIIYH; the protein is encoded by the coding sequence ATGGCATACACCGACTGGATCTTTCGCTGGTTCCACATCATGGCCGGGATTATGTGGATCGGCCTGCTCTACTATTTTAATTTCGTCAACGTGCAAGCGGTCAAAGAGGCGACGGCGGCCGGCGAAGCCGCACCCATCTCGAAATACGTCGTCCCGCGCGCGCTGCTCTTCTTCCGCTGGGGCGCGGTGGTGACGTGGATTTTCGGCGCTGCACTCTTGGGAAATTTTCGCGGTCCCGACGGGAGCAACGGCTTGCTCGCGGCTATGACATTGCGCGGCGCAATGGCGCCGATCGGCATTGGCGCCTGGCTTGGCACGATCATGCTTTTGAACGTATGGGGCTTGATCTGGCCAAATCAAAAGAAGATACTGGGATTTGTTGCCGCGACCGATGCGGAGAAGGCGAAGGCTCGCCGAATCGCGTTTCTCGCCTCGCGAACGAACACGATGCTCTCGATTCCCATGCTCTTCTTCATGGCGACCGGCCCCACGTCAATGAGCCAAATTATCTATCACTAG
- a CDS encoding NAD(P)H-quinone oxidoreductase, giving the protein MRYVTFDRPGDAKVLRIARGDRPRPSRNEVLIGVEAAGVSRADVLQREGKYPAPPDGSPILGLDAAGTIVALGADVARWRVGDRVCALTNGGGYAEYVAVPAGQVLPIPDGWSAVEAATLPENAFTVYDYLFTRAKLRAGESVLVHGGTSGIGTTAIMFAHALGARAVATAGTPEKCAACIKLGASDAIDYRTEDFVTAIERITNGRGVNVVLDVVGGDYIARDLECLAVDGRLVCIATQRGSRVELDLRRLFARRGTIMASSLRPRSAPEKASIAAELERAIWPLLPLRDRIVPIVDSVYPLERVADAHARMESSAHVGKIVLVIDNLAH; this is encoded by the coding sequence ATGCGCTACGTCACGTTCGACCGGCCGGGCGATGCCAAGGTGCTGCGAATTGCCCGAGGGGACCGTCCGCGCCCAAGCCGTAACGAAGTGCTCATCGGCGTCGAGGCGGCCGGCGTTTCCCGTGCGGACGTACTGCAACGTGAGGGAAAGTATCCAGCGCCGCCGGACGGCTCGCCGATTCTTGGCTTGGACGCCGCCGGAACCATCGTCGCACTCGGGGCCGATGTAGCACGCTGGAGAGTCGGGGATCGGGTCTGCGCACTCACGAATGGCGGCGGCTACGCAGAGTACGTCGCGGTTCCCGCCGGTCAAGTGTTGCCGATACCTGATGGCTGGAGCGCGGTCGAAGCAGCCACCTTGCCCGAAAACGCCTTTACCGTTTACGATTATCTCTTCACCCGCGCGAAGTTGCGCGCCGGCGAAAGTGTCCTCGTTCACGGTGGGACGAGCGGAATCGGCACAACCGCAATCATGTTCGCACACGCGCTCGGTGCGCGCGCAGTGGCAACGGCCGGAACGCCGGAGAAGTGCGCCGCATGCATCAAACTTGGCGCGTCCGACGCCATCGATTACCGGACGGAAGACTTCGTCACCGCGATCGAACGCATCACGAACGGACGAGGAGTCAACGTGGTGCTCGACGTCGTGGGCGGTGACTACATTGCGCGGGATCTGGAGTGCCTGGCCGTCGACGGCCGATTGGTCTGCATCGCGACGCAACGCGGCAGCCGCGTCGAGCTCGACCTTCGCCGGCTCTTTGCCCGACGTGGCACGATCATGGCGTCGAGCCTTCGCCCGCGCAGCGCGCCTGAGAAGGCCTCGATCGCCGCGGAGCTCGAACGCGCGATTTGGCCGCTCTTGCCATTACGCGACCGCATCGTTCCGATCGTAGATTCCGTCTATCCCTTGGAGCGCGTCGCCGACGCGCACGCCCGTATGGAATCGAGCGCGCACGTCGGCAAAATCGTGCTAGTGATAGATAATTTGGCTCATTGA
- the queA gene encoding tRNA preQ1(34) S-adenosylmethionine ribosyltransferase-isomerase QueA, translating into MSHKTSDFDYPLPAELIAQRPATVRDESRLMVLDGGAIRHLRFRELPQLLRAADLLVLNETRVIAARLFGERPGGGRVELLLLHPSGSLRYDANAVTWVALAKPARRLRRGGIVRFGAFGDAIVRSELQAGAREIEFRLHGPFEEFLSHVGQMPLPPYIRDDAPESQARYQTVFARIAGSIAAPTASLHFTPELLAEIERRGVEIVRIALDIGLGTFRPVAVEFVDDHVMHEEAYVIEPGAARAIEQARIDRRRIVAAGTTVARALEANFTAYGRIVAGERVTNLFITPGFRFGIVGGLITNFHLPRSTLLMLVSAFAGRERIMRAYAEAIAQRYRFYSFGDAMFVTGGLA; encoded by the coding sequence ATCTCACATAAAACCAGCGATTTTGACTACCCGCTCCCGGCGGAGCTCATCGCGCAACGGCCGGCCACGGTTCGCGACGAGAGCCGTTTGATGGTGCTCGACGGCGGCGCGATACGGCACCTGCGATTTCGCGAGCTTCCGCAACTCCTACGCGCTGCAGATCTGCTCGTGCTCAACGAAACGCGCGTGATCGCGGCGCGGCTCTTTGGCGAAAGACCGGGCGGCGGTCGCGTGGAGCTTCTGTTGCTCCATCCCTCCGGCTCGCTCCGTTACGATGCCAACGCTGTCACGTGGGTCGCGCTCGCGAAGCCGGCCCGTCGTCTGCGGCGTGGCGGCATCGTTCGCTTCGGCGCGTTTGGCGACGCGATCGTACGAAGCGAGCTTCAGGCCGGAGCCCGCGAAATCGAATTTCGCCTCCACGGCCCCTTTGAGGAGTTTCTGTCGCATGTCGGGCAAATGCCGCTTCCTCCATACATTCGCGACGATGCTCCGGAGAGCCAGGCACGATATCAGACCGTCTTTGCCCGCATCGCGGGCAGTATCGCCGCTCCGACCGCGTCGCTGCACTTCACGCCGGAACTCTTGGCCGAAATCGAACGCCGCGGGGTAGAAATCGTTCGCATCGCCCTCGATATCGGTCTGGGTACATTTCGGCCGGTCGCAGTAGAGTTCGTCGACGATCACGTTATGCACGAGGAAGCATACGTCATCGAGCCGGGCGCCGCGCGCGCCATCGAGCAAGCCCGAATCGACCGTCGCCGCATCGTGGCCGCCGGCACCACCGTAGCGCGGGCCTTGGAGGCAAATTTTACTGCCTACGGGCGCATAGTCGCCGGAGAGCGCGTGACGAATCTTTTTATCACGCCGGGGTTTCGTTTTGGGATCGTCGGCGGTCTCATCACCAACTTTCACCTGCCGCGTTCCACGTTACTCATGCTCGTGAGTGCCTTCGCGGGACGCGAGCGCATCATGCGCGCGTATGCCGAGGCGATTGCGCAGCGCTATCGGTTTTACTCCTTCGGTGATGCGATGTTCGTCACCGGAGGGTTGGCCTAA
- a CDS encoding SpoIID/LytB domain-containing protein, producing MRRARFIAMGIVGPLTFARAAAQNDVDPARTWARQALRVLLGRGDAIAVSRQSFSFEGKLYRGSFERTEDGEIVNLIELESYLYSVVPREMPAGWPPAALQAQSICARTYVLQRSDPRRSYDLVPSELDQVYEGMMGETASGNSAVDATAQEVLAFAGGFAQIAYSSCCGGHTESSSEAWGSAPISYLTGVVCTSCDESPNYRWNRALALDAIESRLAIELTGFGRLENVQIGSRDASGRARTLELLTDTGSTTLSGGAFRRGLGTRVLPSLLLSSVQRAGDNASVSISGAGLGHGVGLCQWGARGMAIAGRTASDILASYFPGTDLRHLT from the coding sequence ATGCGCCGCGCGCGGTTCATTGCTATGGGCATCGTCGGACCGCTGACCTTCGCGCGAGCGGCTGCGCAGAACGACGTGGATCCAGCTCGCACCTGGGCGCGCCAAGCTTTACGCGTGTTGCTCGGTCGGGGCGATGCCATTGCGGTATCGCGGCAAAGCTTTAGCTTTGAAGGGAAGCTCTATCGCGGAAGCTTCGAGCGCACCGAGGATGGTGAAATCGTCAATCTTATCGAGTTGGAATCGTACCTTTACAGCGTCGTACCGCGCGAGATGCCGGCCGGATGGCCACCGGCGGCGCTCCAGGCGCAATCGATCTGTGCGCGAACCTACGTTTTGCAGCGGAGCGATCCGCGACGAAGCTACGATCTGGTTCCCTCCGAGCTGGATCAGGTCTACGAGGGCATGATGGGCGAAACGGCCTCAGGCAATTCCGCCGTCGATGCGACCGCCCAAGAAGTGCTCGCCTTCGCCGGCGGCTTCGCGCAAATCGCCTATTCGTCGTGCTGCGGCGGCCACACGGAATCGTCATCGGAGGCGTGGGGAAGCGCGCCGATTTCGTATTTGACCGGCGTCGTCTGTACATCGTGCGACGAATCGCCGAACTATCGCTGGAATCGCGCGTTGGCGCTCGATGCGATCGAGTCACGCCTGGCAATCGAACTCACGGGATTCGGGCGGCTGGAGAACGTGCAAATCGGAAGCCGCGATGCGAGCGGCCGCGCGCGCACCTTGGAACTGCTTACCGATACCGGCAGTACGACGCTCTCGGGAGGCGCGTTTCGCCGCGGACTCGGCACGCGCGTCCTGCCAAGCTTGCTGCTCTCGAGCGTACAGCGTGCAGGGGATAACGCGAGCGTTTCAATTTCAGGCGCCGGGCTCGGACACGGAGTTGGCTTATGCCAATGGGGTGCACGCGGCATGGCGATCGCCGGGCGAACGGCGTCTGATATTCTCGCGTCCTATTTTCCCGGCACGGATCTGCGGCATCTCACATAA